One segment of Pandoraea pnomenusa DNA contains the following:
- a CDS encoding class 1 fructose-bisphosphatase — MRRKTLTQYLIEQQREYNNIPAELRLLIEVVARACKSISHAVSKGALGGVLGSAGSENVQGEVQKKLDVISNEIMLEANEWGGHLAAMASEEMEDVFHIPNRYPQGEYLLMFDPLDGSSNIDVNVSIGTIFSVLRCPEGVTDPTEKDFLQPGTQQVAAGYAVYGPQTVLVLTTGHGVNCFTLDREMGSWVLTQEGMRIPEDTKEFAINMSNERHWYPPVQRYIRELLQGKEGVRGKDFNMRWIASMVADVHRILTRGGVFMYPADKRDPDKPGKLRIMYEANPMSFLVEQAGGAATNGVQRILDIQPQKLHERVAVFLGSKNEVERVTGYHHEGGAK; from the coding sequence ATGCGGCGCAAGACCCTAACGCAATATCTCATCGAACAGCAGCGGGAATACAACAATATTCCTGCAGAGCTGCGCCTGTTGATCGAAGTCGTCGCGCGCGCGTGCAAGTCCATCAGCCATGCGGTGTCCAAGGGTGCGCTGGGCGGTGTGCTCGGCAGCGCGGGCAGCGAGAACGTGCAGGGCGAGGTTCAGAAGAAGCTCGACGTGATTTCCAACGAGATCATGCTCGAGGCCAACGAGTGGGGTGGCCACCTCGCGGCGATGGCGTCCGAAGAGATGGAGGACGTCTTCCACATTCCGAACCGTTACCCGCAGGGCGAATACCTGTTGATGTTCGATCCGCTCGACGGCTCGTCCAACATCGACGTGAACGTGTCGATCGGCACGATCTTCTCGGTGTTGCGTTGCCCCGAAGGCGTGACGGATCCGACGGAGAAGGACTTCCTTCAGCCCGGCACGCAGCAGGTCGCCGCCGGTTACGCCGTGTACGGTCCGCAGACGGTGCTGGTGCTCACGACGGGACATGGCGTGAACTGCTTCACGCTGGATCGCGAGATGGGTTCGTGGGTGCTCACGCAGGAAGGGATGCGCATTCCCGAGGACACGAAGGAATTCGCCATCAACATGTCGAACGAGCGTCACTGGTACCCGCCGGTGCAGCGTTACATCCGCGAGCTGCTGCAGGGCAAGGAAGGCGTGCGCGGCAAGGACTTCAACATGCGTTGGATCGCCTCGATGGTGGCGGACGTGCATCGCATCCTGACGCGCGGCGGCGTGTTCATGTATCCGGCCGACAAGCGCGATCCGGACAAGCCGGGCAAGCTGCGCATCATGTATGAAGCGAACCCGATGAGCTTCCTGGTCGAGCAGGCGGGCGGCGCGGCGACGAACGGCGTGCAGCGCATTCTGGACATTCAGCCGCAAAAGTTGCACGAGCGCGTGGCGGTGTTTCTCGGTTCGAAGAACGAGGTCGAACGCGTGACCGGCTATCACCACGAAGGCGGCGCGAAGTAA
- a CDS encoding aspartate carbamoyltransferase, translating into MSAQQTFLRDAMRRLNMTRDSFAERIGVRRRALDTWLLPEDSSEYRTMPSIVEKFVGEILGREAPSAESTQSAHKPLRERMGLDGKPHLISVDQFSRDSLEELFHVADIMQPIARRQKISRVLEGAVLGNLFFEASTRTRVSFGAAFCRLGGSVCDTTGFTFSSMAKGESIYDTSRVMSGYVDALVVRHPEKGSVAEFARATNIPVINGGDGPGEHPSQAILDLYTIGREFSRLGKLVDGAHVAMVGDLRYGRTVHSLIKLLALYRGLKFTLISPPSLEMPTYILDQISQNGHVIVQSNSLADLTGADVVYATRIQKERFADEAIEGYTPDFQINEALINQYCDARTIIMHPLPRDSRPGANDLSTDLNHDPRLAIFRQTDNGIPVRMAIFAVLLGVDKQVQHSMRDAAWRAPSHIGPDDALFDAID; encoded by the coding sequence ATGAGTGCACAGCAGACTTTCCTGCGCGACGCGATGCGTCGCCTGAACATGACCCGCGACAGCTTCGCCGAGCGCATCGGCGTTCGCCGGCGCGCCCTCGACACCTGGCTGCTGCCTGAGGATTCGAGCGAATATCGCACGATGCCGAGCATCGTGGAGAAATTCGTGGGCGAAATCCTCGGCCGTGAAGCACCGTCCGCGGAATCTACGCAAAGCGCACACAAGCCGCTGCGCGAACGCATGGGCCTCGACGGCAAGCCGCACCTGATCTCCGTCGACCAGTTCTCGCGCGACTCGCTCGAAGAGCTGTTTCACGTCGCCGACATCATGCAACCGATCGCGCGCCGCCAGAAGATCTCGCGCGTGCTTGAGGGCGCCGTGCTGGGCAACCTGTTCTTCGAGGCCAGCACCCGCACCCGCGTGAGCTTCGGCGCCGCCTTCTGCCGCCTGGGCGGGTCGGTCTGCGACACGACCGGCTTCACGTTCTCGTCGATGGCCAAGGGCGAATCGATCTACGACACGAGTCGCGTGATGAGTGGCTATGTCGACGCGCTCGTCGTGCGTCACCCGGAAAAGGGATCGGTCGCGGAATTCGCCCGCGCCACGAACATCCCCGTCATCAACGGCGGCGACGGTCCCGGCGAACACCCCAGCCAGGCGATTCTCGACCTGTACACGATCGGTCGCGAGTTCTCGCGTCTGGGCAAACTGGTCGACGGCGCGCACGTCGCCATGGTCGGCGATCTGCGTTATGGCCGCACGGTGCATTCGCTCATCAAGCTGCTCGCGCTGTACCGCGGCCTGAAGTTCACGCTGATTTCGCCGCCGTCGCTGGAAATGCCGACGTACATTCTCGACCAGATCTCGCAGAACGGTCACGTGATCGTGCAGAGCAACTCGCTCGCCGACCTGACGGGAGCCGACGTCGTGTACGCGACGCGCATCCAGAAGGAGCGTTTCGCCGACGAGGCGATCGAGGGTTATACGCCTGACTTCCAGATCAACGAAGCGCTGATCAATCAGTACTGCGACGCCCGCACGATCATCATGCATCCGCTGCCGCGCGACAGTCGTCCGGGCGCGAACGACCTGTCGACCGACCTGAACCACGACCCGCGCCTGGCAATCTTCCGTCAGACGGATAACGGCATTCCGGTGCGCATGGCGATCTTCGCCGTGCTGCTCGGCGTGGACAAGCAGGTGCAGCACAGCATGCGCGACGCCGCCTGGCGTGCACCGTCGCACATCGGTCCGGATGACGCCTTGTTCGACGCGATCGACTGA
- a CDS encoding LysR substrate-binding domain-containing protein produces MENLLRKLDLTSLRLFVAVCQERSMARAAEREFIAPSAISRRIADIEAIVGLPLIQRHQRGITVTPVGETVRRYAERILGTIESLGAELSQFHEGARGSVRIAANLSAIVQFLPEDLAAFGRVFSAVDVELDEQHSNEVLQRVAERAVDVGICNAVEGIEAFTMVPYRRDRLAVILPVGHPLAARTGEIPFSACVGETLVGLQGNSALTQLLRQQASAAGASLRIKIRVSSLDALCRMAHAGLGIAIAPEQVGQLYVGKLDVVVRPLTDEWAHRQLWLVFPSREQLSATASAVVNFLAQGQGAGGVAHVKG; encoded by the coding sequence ATGGAAAACCTTCTCCGCAAGCTTGACCTCACTTCTTTGCGCCTTTTCGTGGCCGTCTGCCAGGAGCGGAGCATGGCGCGCGCGGCCGAGCGCGAATTCATCGCGCCGTCGGCGATCAGCCGACGCATCGCCGACATCGAGGCGATCGTCGGGCTGCCCTTGATTCAGCGTCATCAGCGCGGCATCACCGTCACGCCGGTGGGCGAGACGGTGCGCCGCTACGCCGAACGTATCCTGGGGACCATCGAATCCCTGGGGGCCGAGCTGTCCCAATTCCATGAAGGCGCGCGCGGGAGCGTGCGCATTGCGGCGAACCTCTCGGCCATCGTGCAGTTCCTGCCGGAAGACCTCGCCGCGTTCGGCCGCGTATTTTCCGCCGTGGACGTCGAACTCGACGAGCAGCACAGCAACGAAGTGCTTCAGCGCGTGGCCGAACGCGCGGTGGACGTGGGCATCTGCAACGCCGTCGAAGGCATCGAGGCATTCACGATGGTGCCGTACCGTCGCGACCGACTTGCGGTGATTCTGCCGGTGGGACATCCGCTGGCCGCGCGTACGGGCGAGATTCCGTTCTCGGCCTGCGTTGGCGAGACGCTCGTGGGGCTTCAGGGCAACAGCGCCCTTACGCAGTTGCTGCGTCAGCAGGCCAGCGCGGCGGGCGCGTCGTTGCGCATCAAGATCCGGGTGTCGAGTCTGGACGCGCTGTGCCGCATGGCGCACGCGGGACTGGGCATCGCCATTGCGCCCGAGCAGGTCGGTCAGTTGTATGTCGGCAAGCTCGACGTGGTCGTGCGCCCGCTCACCGATGAGTGGGCGCACCGCCAGCTCTGGCTCGTGTTCCCGTCGCGCGAGCAGTTGAGCGCCACGGCGTCGGCGGTGGTCAATTTCCTCGCGCAAGGGCAGGGCGCCGGCGGCGTGGCGCACGTCAAGGGGTAA
- a CDS encoding aconitase family protein: MEDTIRFDGRILFLSDDPAIVRRQLAGESLARVDAGRLRDNVSTDEITPVTVMLTYDERLGRYPYVGFKAGNEMPIGEHDVRRGGFQVTVAGKRYGKGSSRESSPLAELSAGIRLIVAESFERIYQQNCDNIGILTTTDVSVLDRIAAGEPIPITEFLKGRDALTQQIIRSGGLLAFSKFADWPAPAIDSDDEANAGDPPARTLVEKIMARRLHPSTPGLAHGDGVFLRVDWRFSHDYFTGMCAHLMHRAFGEPAALHDPARIIAFQDHLVLAGQSVPHATQGLLPGVANLTSGHRDFVARYPVLAHGERAAQGGQAGDGTDGADGADGADGICHALMAERYALPGQIVIGTDSHTPHAGALGCLAFGAGATDVANSWVTGYVRCKVPETLRVEIDGELPAGVTAKDVVLHLLRLDAIRGGEAIGVVFEYAGSAVRAMSIDERATLTNMVAELGGFTGIVAPDEKTVAFLKTRRGVDITLEPWMTSDEGARYRDVIRVDAGSLTPMLARPGDPGNGVALAELVSPVAIDIAYGGSCTAGKRDDFDAYHAVLAWGVANGLRVADGRRLFLQFGTMDVRAYCEAQGYLATFEAVGATLIMPGCGACANCGPGQSTSADQVTISAINRNFPGRSGPGSVWLASPYTVAASALAGRIASFEELKAAAAVAD, encoded by the coding sequence ATGGAAGACACCATTCGTTTCGACGGTCGCATTCTGTTCCTGTCCGACGACCCTGCCATCGTGCGTCGTCAGTTGGCCGGTGAGTCCCTCGCCCGCGTCGACGCCGGTCGGCTGCGCGACAACGTCTCGACCGACGAAATCACGCCCGTCACCGTCATGCTCACTTACGATGAGCGTCTCGGGCGCTACCCATACGTCGGTTTCAAGGCGGGAAACGAGATGCCCATCGGCGAGCACGACGTGCGTCGCGGCGGCTTCCAGGTCACGGTCGCGGGCAAGCGCTACGGCAAGGGCTCGTCGCGCGAATCGAGTCCGCTCGCCGAGCTCAGTGCCGGCATTCGCCTGATCGTGGCCGAGAGCTTCGAGCGCATCTATCAGCAGAACTGCGACAACATCGGCATTCTGACCACGACCGACGTCAGCGTTCTCGATCGCATCGCCGCCGGCGAGCCGATCCCCATCACCGAGTTTCTCAAGGGGCGCGACGCCCTCACGCAACAGATCATCCGCAGCGGTGGCCTGCTTGCGTTCAGCAAGTTTGCCGACTGGCCGGCGCCCGCCATCGACTCGGACGACGAGGCGAATGCCGGCGATCCGCCCGCCCGCACCCTCGTCGAGAAGATCATGGCACGTCGGCTGCATCCGTCGACGCCCGGGCTCGCCCACGGCGACGGCGTATTCCTGCGCGTGGACTGGCGCTTCTCGCACGACTACTTCACGGGTATGTGCGCGCATCTGATGCACCGTGCCTTCGGTGAACCGGCGGCATTGCACGACCCTGCACGCATCATCGCGTTTCAGGATCACCTGGTGCTGGCCGGGCAAAGCGTGCCGCACGCCACGCAGGGGCTGCTGCCGGGCGTGGCCAATCTGACGAGCGGCCACCGCGACTTCGTGGCGCGATATCCCGTGCTGGCGCATGGCGAACGGGCGGCGCAGGGCGGGCAGGCAGGCGATGGGACGGATGGTGCCGATGGTGCCGATGGGGCGGACGGCATTTGCCATGCGCTGATGGCCGAGCGCTACGCGCTGCCCGGACAGATTGTGATCGGCACCGATTCGCACACGCCGCACGCCGGCGCGCTGGGTTGCCTGGCCTTCGGCGCGGGCGCGACAGATGTCGCCAACAGCTGGGTTACCGGTTACGTGCGCTGCAAGGTGCCTGAGACGCTGCGTGTCGAGATCGACGGTGAACTGCCCGCCGGTGTCACGGCCAAGGACGTGGTGCTGCACCTATTGCGCCTCGATGCGATTCGCGGCGGCGAGGCCATCGGCGTCGTGTTCGAATACGCGGGAAGCGCGGTGCGCGCGATGTCGATCGACGAGCGCGCCACGCTCACCAACATGGTCGCGGAGCTTGGCGGCTTCACCGGGATCGTTGCCCCCGACGAGAAGACGGTGGCCTTCCTCAAGACCCGTCGGGGCGTCGATATCACGCTCGAGCCGTGGATGACGAGCGACGAGGGCGCGCGCTACCGCGATGTGATCCGTGTCGACGCCGGGTCGCTCACACCGATGCTGGCGCGCCCGGGCGATCCGGGCAACGGCGTGGCGCTTGCCGAGCTCGTCTCGCCCGTGGCCATCGACATCGCATACGGCGGCTCGTGCACGGCGGGCAAGCGCGACGACTTCGACGCCTATCACGCCGTGCTCGCCTGGGGCGTGGCGAATGGGCTGCGCGTGGCCGACGGCCGCCGGCTGTTCCTTCAGTTCGGCACCATGGACGTTCGCGCCTATTGCGAAGCGCAGGGCTATCTCGCGACATTCGAGGCGGTTGGCGCCACGCTGATCATGCCCGGTTGTGGCGCGTGCGCGAACTGCGGGCCTGGGCAGTCGACATCGGCCGATCAGGTCACGATCAGCGCCATCAACCGGAATTTCCCGGGGCGTTCGGGGCCCGGCAGCGTGTGGCTGGCGAGCCCCTATACGGTGGCCGCCAGTGCGCTGGCCGGACGTATCGCGAGTTTCGAGGAACTGAAGGCAGCGGCTGCCGTGGCGGACTGA
- a CDS encoding MFS transporter — translation MPSMLHTGQAVCAATHPTAGDISARLDRLPPTRTVWKLVVLLSLGFFFELYDLLYTGYVAPGLVKSGILTPTTPGLFGTTGVASFIAALFSGLFIGTIACGFLADRFGRRAVFTGSLLWYTAANIIMAFQETATGLNFWRFVVGLGIGVELVTIGTYIAELVPRQIRGRAFACEQAVGFTAVPVVAFLAFWLVPREFLGLEGWRWVVLIGAHGAVFVWWIRRALPESPRWLAQKGRLDEADQVLRELEAKVEREYGRPLPPPGEPEPVVPKRAFRDMWVPPYRKRAIMMILFNIFQTVGFYGFANWVPTLLIKQGITVTTSLAYSSVIALAAPVGPLIGLWMADKVERKHAIVWTAGIGIVCGLVFSQVTSSVLLVAMGIGLTLANNIMSYSYHAYQTELFPTGIRARAVGFVYSWSRFSAIFTAFLIASVLRNFGVTGVFVFISCAMLVVMLSIGLMGPRTRDLALETISQ, via the coding sequence ATGCCTTCCATGCTTCATACCGGCCAAGCGGTTTGCGCGGCCACCCACCCGACTGCCGGCGACATTTCCGCCCGCCTCGACCGACTCCCTCCGACCCGCACCGTGTGGAAACTGGTGGTGCTGCTCAGTCTCGGTTTTTTCTTCGAGCTTTACGATCTGCTGTACACCGGCTACGTGGCGCCCGGCCTCGTGAAGAGCGGCATCCTCACGCCGACCACGCCGGGCCTGTTCGGCACCACGGGGGTCGCCAGTTTCATCGCGGCGCTGTTCTCGGGGCTGTTCATCGGCACCATCGCGTGCGGCTTCCTCGCCGATCGTTTCGGACGTCGCGCGGTGTTTACGGGCTCGCTGCTCTGGTACACCGCGGCCAACATCATCATGGCGTTTCAGGAGACGGCCACGGGCCTGAACTTCTGGCGCTTCGTGGTGGGCCTCGGCATCGGCGTGGAGCTGGTGACGATCGGCACCTATATCGCGGAGCTTGTCCCGAGGCAGATTCGCGGACGTGCATTCGCCTGCGAGCAGGCCGTGGGCTTCACGGCCGTGCCGGTCGTCGCGTTTCTCGCGTTCTGGCTCGTGCCGCGCGAATTCCTCGGGCTGGAAGGCTGGCGCTGGGTCGTGCTGATTGGCGCGCACGGCGCGGTGTTCGTCTGGTGGATTCGCCGGGCGCTGCCGGAAAGCCCGCGGTGGCTGGCGCAGAAGGGGCGGCTGGACGAGGCGGACCAGGTGCTGCGCGAGCTCGAGGCGAAAGTCGAGCGCGAGTATGGCCGACCGCTGCCGCCGCCGGGCGAGCCCGAGCCGGTGGTGCCCAAGCGCGCGTTTCGCGACATGTGGGTGCCGCCGTATCGCAAGCGCGCGATCATGATGATCCTGTTCAACATCTTCCAGACGGTCGGCTTCTACGGCTTCGCCAACTGGGTGCCCACGCTGCTCATCAAGCAGGGCATCACCGTGACGACGAGTCTGGCCTATTCGAGTGTGATCGCGCTGGCGGCGCCGGTCGGCCCGCTCATCGGGCTATGGATGGCCGACAAGGTCGAGCGCAAACATGCCATCGTCTGGACGGCCGGCATCGGCATCGTGTGCGGCCTGGTGTTCTCGCAGGTGACGTCGTCGGTGCTGCTCGTCGCCATGGGCATTGGCCTGACGCTCGCGAACAACATCATGTCGTACAGCTATCACGCGTACCAGACGGAGTTGTTTCCCACCGGCATTCGCGCGCGTGCGGTCGGTTTTGTTTATTCGTGGAGCCGCTTCTCGGCGATTTTCACGGCATTCCTGATCGCATCCGTGCTGCGCAACTTCGGTGTGACGGGTGTTTTCGTCTTCATTTCGTGCGCGATGCTCGTGGTCATGCTTTCCATCGGCCTGATGGGGCCGCGTACCCGAGATCTCGCGCTGGAGACGATTTCGCAGTGA
- a CDS encoding class I SAM-dependent methyltransferase yields MTDLKTEAAYEANAVRYSEDWLNQPPPDDMYALLMRHFIAGGRTVDVGCGNGRDAAWLARQGFDVEGYDSSPALIELARKTFPWVPFHVGRLPLLENVTGQFDNVVCETVLMHLPAAQVPQAADRLWTLVRPGGVLYVSWRVTEGADVRHEDGRLYSAFAPDVVRAALHEAVVLHEEDVTSASSGRRVCRLIVRRPV; encoded by the coding sequence ATGACGGACCTGAAAACCGAAGCGGCCTACGAGGCCAATGCCGTGCGTTACAGCGAGGACTGGCTCAACCAGCCGCCGCCCGACGACATGTATGCGTTGCTGATGCGGCACTTCATTGCCGGCGGCCGCACCGTCGACGTGGGGTGCGGCAACGGGCGCGACGCCGCATGGCTGGCGCGTCAGGGGTTCGACGTGGAGGGATACGACAGTTCGCCCGCGCTGATCGAGCTCGCTCGCAAGACGTTCCCATGGGTGCCTTTCCACGTGGGCCGGCTGCCGTTGCTGGAGAACGTGACAGGCCAGTTCGATAACGTCGTATGTGAGACCGTGCTCATGCACCTGCCCGCCGCGCAGGTGCCGCAGGCCGCCGACCGCCTGTGGACGCTCGTGCGTCCGGGCGGCGTGCTCTACGTGTCATGGCGCGTGACCGAGGGGGCGGACGTGCGCCATGAAGACGGCCGTCTCTACAGTGCTTTTGCGCCGGACGTCGTGCGTGCCGCGTTGCACGAGGCCGTCGTGCTGCACGAGGAGGATGTGACAAGCGCGAGCTCGGGCAGGCGCGTCTGCCGTCTGATCGTGCGCCGGCCCGTCTGA
- a CDS encoding LysR family transcriptional regulator: MQRTPIELRHLQTLLALRDTGSVSRAALWLHLTQSALSHQIKALEDFYGLPLFVRKSSPLVFTPAGKRLLALAEEVVPAVDEAGRDLTRLAQGTQGTLRIAVECHTCFDWLMPAMDAFRLRWPEVELDIVSGFHADPIGLLHQDRADLAIISEHEEGEAVDFHPLFRFQMMALMANDHPLAAKPCLEAEDFRDETLITYPVPDDMLDIVRQVLRPAGIEPTRRTTELTVAILQLVASRRGLAALPLWAVTGYLERRYVSARPITPDGLTAELWAATLPSVTTRPYIGEFVSLMRETSLLTLPEIELL; encoded by the coding sequence ATGCAAAGAACCCCCATTGAACTGCGTCATCTGCAAACGCTGCTCGCGCTGCGCGATACCGGCAGCGTGTCGCGCGCCGCGCTGTGGCTCCACCTGACACAGTCCGCGCTGTCGCATCAGATCAAGGCATTGGAGGACTTCTACGGGTTGCCGCTGTTCGTGCGCAAGTCGTCGCCGCTGGTGTTCACTCCCGCGGGCAAGCGCTTGCTCGCCCTGGCCGAAGAGGTGGTGCCGGCGGTCGACGAGGCGGGCCGCGACCTCACCCGGCTGGCGCAAGGCACGCAGGGCACGCTGCGTATTGCTGTCGAATGTCACACCTGTTTCGATTGGCTGATGCCGGCGATGGATGCGTTTCGCCTGCGCTGGCCGGAGGTGGAGCTCGACATCGTGTCGGGCTTCCATGCCGACCCGATCGGCTTGCTGCATCAGGATCGCGCGGATCTGGCGATCATCTCGGAGCACGAAGAGGGCGAAGCCGTCGACTTCCACCCGCTGTTCCGCTTCCAGATGATGGCGCTCATGGCGAACGACCATCCGCTGGCCGCGAAGCCCTGTCTCGAGGCAGAGGACTTCCGTGACGAGACGCTGATCACGTACCCCGTGCCCGACGACATGCTCGACATCGTGCGTCAGGTACTGCGCCCCGCCGGCATCGAACCGACGCGCCGCACCACCGAGCTGACCGTGGCAATTCTGCAACTGGTGGCGAGTCGTCGCGGCCTGGCCGCGCTCCCGCTTTGGGCGGTCACGGGCTATCTGGAACGGCGCTACGTGAGCGCGCGGCCGATCACGCCCGATGGGCTGACCGCCGAATTGTGGGCGGCCACGCTGCCGAGCGTCACGACCCGGCCGTACATCGGCGAGTTCGTATCGCTCATGCGCGAGACGAGCCTGTTGACGCTACCGGAAATCGAATTGCTCTGA
- the metE gene encoding 5-methyltetrahydropteroyltriglutamate--homocysteine S-methyltransferase translates to MAQAHVLGLPRIGAQRELKFAVEAFWRGEMDVAALQDVGRRIRAANRRAQRDAGLDWIVVGDFHWYDQVLSTLALVGALPARFGASPAALTLADYFAAARGTAAQGAMEMTKWFDTNYHYLVPEYSPQTRFGTGTEWFFEEVTEALAEGDNVKPVLLGPLSLLYLGKEKGGLADRLALLPDLLAQYERVLARLKSLGVQWVQIDEPILALDLPTNWSEAFAPVYARLAPVAPSLLLATYFGDVTEHLSLLTALPVSGLHLDGVRAPKQLEAFARQWPRDKVLSAGVVDARNVWRCDLARAGDMLAPLAEALGERLWVASSGSLMHCPVDLSSESRLDKEVRNWLAFARQKLDEVALLCRSLDPAEFARADVRAAYLADAAAHAARRTSPRIHNSMVQRRLAALTESDARRRSDYPVRAVAQRAWLKLPVLPTTTIGSFPQTASIRAARADFRRRALSHLDYLETMREQIRLAIEKQEAYGLDVLVHGEAERNDMVEYFGEQLWGFVITEHGWVQSYGSRCVKPPVIYGDVYLPEPMTVTWSAYAQQLTDKPVKGMLTGPVTMLQWSFVRDDQPREITALQIALALREEVAALEKAGVRVIQIDEPALREGLPLRERDRAEYLEWAVRAFRVCSCGVADETQIHTHMCYSEFHDILPSIAALDADVISIETTRSDMELLDAFEAFDYPNEIGPGVYDIHSPRVPSQAEIERLIEAALARIPAERLWVNPDCGLKTRDWTQVDAALANMVAAAKAMRARLASARIQAEVQTRLCTQVQAA, encoded by the coding sequence ATGGCTCAGGCCCACGTACTCGGATTGCCGCGCATCGGCGCGCAGCGTGAACTCAAATTCGCCGTGGAGGCTTTCTGGCGTGGCGAGATGGACGTGGCGGCGTTGCAGGATGTCGGGCGGCGCATTCGCGCCGCGAACCGGCGCGCGCAGCGCGACGCCGGCCTGGACTGGATTGTCGTGGGCGACTTTCATTGGTACGACCAGGTGCTCTCCACGCTCGCGCTGGTCGGCGCGTTGCCGGCACGCTTCGGCGCCTCGCCTGCGGCGCTGACGCTGGCCGACTACTTTGCGGCGGCTCGCGGCACAGCGGCGCAGGGCGCGATGGAGATGACGAAGTGGTTCGACACGAACTACCACTATCTCGTGCCGGAGTACTCGCCGCAGACGCGCTTCGGCACCGGTACGGAGTGGTTCTTCGAGGAAGTGACAGAGGCGTTGGCCGAGGGCGATAACGTCAAGCCCGTGCTCCTCGGGCCGCTCTCGCTGCTGTACCTCGGCAAGGAAAAGGGCGGGCTGGCCGACCGCCTCGCATTGCTCCCCGACCTGCTCGCGCAATACGAGCGCGTGCTGGCGCGTCTCAAATCCCTGGGGGTGCAATGGGTGCAGATCGACGAGCCGATTCTCGCGCTCGATCTGCCGACGAACTGGAGCGAGGCGTTCGCGCCGGTGTATGCGCGGCTGGCGCCCGTGGCGCCGTCGCTGCTGCTCGCCACGTATTTCGGCGACGTGACCGAACATCTGTCGTTGCTCACCGCATTGCCCGTGTCCGGCCTTCACCTCGACGGCGTGCGTGCGCCGAAGCAACTCGAAGCGTTTGCCCGGCAATGGCCGCGGGACAAGGTGCTGTCCGCCGGGGTGGTCGATGCGCGCAACGTCTGGCGCTGCGATCTGGCCCGCGCGGGCGATATGCTCGCACCGCTGGCCGAAGCGCTGGGCGAGCGGCTGTGGGTCGCTTCGAGCGGTTCGCTGATGCACTGCCCGGTCGATCTGTCGAGCGAATCGCGCCTGGACAAGGAAGTGCGCAACTGGCTCGCGTTTGCCAGGCAGAAGCTCGACGAAGTGGCGCTGCTGTGCCGCTCGCTCGACCCGGCCGAATTCGCTCGGGCCGACGTGCGGGCCGCCTACCTCGCGGACGCCGCGGCGCATGCCGCGCGCCGCACATCGCCGCGCATTCACAACTCGATGGTGCAAAGGCGTCTGGCCGCGCTGACCGAATCGGATGCGCGCCGCCGGTCCGACTATCCGGTGCGCGCCGTCGCGCAACGCGCCTGGCTCAAGTTGCCGGTGTTGCCGACGACCACGATCGGTTCGTTCCCGCAGACGGCGTCGATCCGCGCGGCGCGCGCGGACTTCCGGCGTCGCGCGTTGTCGCATCTCGATTACCTCGAGACGATGCGCGAGCAGATTCGCCTGGCGATCGAGAAGCAGGAAGCCTACGGGCTCGACGTGCTGGTCCACGGCGAGGCCGAGCGCAACGACATGGTGGAGTATTTTGGCGAACAGCTCTGGGGATTCGTCATCACCGAACATGGCTGGGTGCAGAGCTATGGCTCGCGCTGCGTGAAGCCGCCGGTGATCTATGGCGACGTGTATCTGCCCGAGCCGATGACCGTCACCTGGAGTGCCTATGCGCAGCAACTGACCGACAAGCCGGTCAAGGGCATGCTGACCGGGCCGGTGACGATGCTGCAATGGTCGTTCGTTCGCGATGATCAGCCGCGCGAGATCACTGCCCTGCAGATCGCACTGGCACTGCGCGAGGAAGTGGCGGCACTGGAGAAAGCCGGCGTGCGCGTGATCCAGATCGACGAACCCGCATTGCGCGAAGGGCTGCCGCTGCGAGAGCGCGACCGGGCGGAATATCTCGAATGGGCGGTCCGCGCGTTTCGTGTGTGTTCGTGCGGCGTGGCCGACGAGACGCAGATTCATACGCACATGTGCTATTCGGAGTTTCACGACATTCTGCCGTCGATCGCGGCGCTCGACGCCGACGTGATCTCCATCGAGACCACGCGCTCCGACATGGAACTGCTCGACGCGTTCGAAGCATTCGACTATCCGAACGAAATCGGCCCGGGCGTGTACGACATTCACTCGCCGCGTGTGCCGTCACAGGCGGAAATCGAACGGCTGATCGAGGCGGCGCTCGCGCGAATTCCGGCCGAACGCCTGTGGGTCAATCCCGACTGCGGCCTGAAGACGCGCGACTGGACTCAGGTCGACGCCGCGCTTGCAAACATGGTCGCGGCGGCCAAAGCCATGCGTGCGCGTCTCGCATCGGCGCGAATCCAGGCCGAGGTGCAAACCCGGCTTTGCACTCAGGTCCAGGCTGCCTGA